In Actinomyces radicidentis, one genomic interval encodes:
- a CDS encoding DUF3159 domain-containing protein: MSRVERPAGTGLSSVGADRFDASAAVGGWRGVVESAVPTLVFVVIMAVRPTALVPALVASLAVSAVALVARLAQRQGLTQVLGGAVLAVLSAAWAWRSGRASNFYATGLVINAVWLVACLGSVAARWPLVGVLMGLWEASTGETGQSDGGDDASSAPTGPPSWTAWRTDPAQARRRRRYVLGTLVLAAMFALRLVVELPLYLGGDATVSALGVARLALGLPLFALTCWFVWLLVRRGSADAV; the protein is encoded by the coding sequence GTGAGCCGCGTCGAGCGGCCCGCCGGCACCGGCCTGTCCTCCGTCGGCGCCGATCGCTTCGACGCCTCCGCCGCCGTCGGAGGATGGCGCGGCGTCGTCGAGTCCGCCGTGCCGACGCTCGTCTTCGTCGTCATCATGGCGGTGCGCCCGACGGCGCTCGTCCCCGCCCTCGTCGCCTCGCTGGCAGTGAGCGCCGTCGCTCTCGTGGCGCGCCTCGCCCAGCGCCAGGGGCTCACGCAGGTCCTCGGCGGCGCCGTCCTCGCGGTCCTGTCCGCCGCCTGGGCCTGGCGGTCGGGGCGCGCCTCGAACTTCTACGCGACCGGCCTCGTCATCAACGCCGTGTGGCTCGTCGCCTGCCTCGGCTCGGTGGCCGCGCGGTGGCCGCTCGTCGGGGTCCTCATGGGCCTGTGGGAGGCGAGCACGGGGGAGACCGGGCAGTCGGACGGAGGGGATGACGCGTCGTCCGCACCGACCGGGCCCCCGTCGTGGACCGCCTGGCGCACCGACCCCGCGCAGGCGCGACGACGCCGGCGCTACGTCCTGGGCACGCTCGTCCTGGCGGCCATGTTCGCGCTCCGTCTCGTCGTCGAGCTCCCGCTCTACCTGGGCGGCGACGCGACGGTCTCCGCCCTCGGCGTCGCCCGCCTCGCCCTGGGGCTGCCGCTGTTCGCCCTCACCTGCTGGTTCGTGTGGCTCCTCGTGAGACGAGGGAGCGCCGACGCCGTCTGA
- a CDS encoding OB-fold nucleic acid binding domain-containing protein has protein sequence MLERLRQRLGGLRASREDLAAQDEEVSAIRRGTVPIGELQPRRRARVSGVLRAVTYRPASDKPVLVGQLFDGTGSVDLVWIGRRQIAGVRPGIHLAAEGMVAAGRTRPNMYDPSYEILGPDA, from the coding sequence ATGCTCGAGCGCCTCCGCCAGCGGCTCGGCGGGCTCCGCGCCAGCCGCGAGGACCTCGCCGCCCAGGACGAGGAGGTCTCGGCGATCCGCCGTGGCACCGTCCCCATCGGCGAGCTCCAGCCGCGGCGCCGCGCCCGCGTCTCCGGGGTCCTGCGCGCCGTCACCTACCGGCCCGCCTCCGACAAGCCCGTCCTCGTCGGCCAGCTCTTCGACGGCACCGGCTCCGTCGACCTCGTCTGGATCGGCCGACGCCAGATCGCCGGCGTCCGCCCCGGGATCCACCTCGCCGCCGAGGGCATGGTCGCCGCCGGGCGCACCCGCCCCAACATGTACGACCCCAGCTACGAGATCCTGGGGCCCGACGCGTGA
- a CDS encoding DUF3710 domain-containing protein: MGLFSRRKKAEATDDATTTEAIEAETTTASDDAATSDAVEEGGAEPPTEPTGPWDLAEAPAPDSKRLIDLGSVRVPGVDGMQLRLENARPGVEVGAVVLVLEGSTLELRAFAAPRTAGVWEELRADIVAELKRAKAEPSVVEGEHGPEVAARVPVQTPDGQQQRVPVRFLGVDGPRWFLRGVLQGPAAVDDEASRTPRDVFNGVVVVRDGQARPPREILPLHAPGSVTGPDAEDLRGLEPLEPGPTIAEVR; encoded by the coding sequence ATGGGTCTGTTCTCCCGCCGCAAGAAGGCAGAAGCCACCGACGACGCCACCACGACCGAGGCGATCGAGGCGGAGACCACCACGGCCTCCGACGACGCAGCGACCTCCGACGCGGTCGAGGAGGGCGGCGCCGAGCCGCCCACGGAGCCGACCGGCCCCTGGGACCTCGCCGAGGCCCCCGCCCCCGACTCCAAGCGCCTCATCGACCTCGGCTCGGTCCGCGTCCCCGGCGTCGACGGCATGCAGCTGCGCCTCGAGAACGCCCGCCCCGGTGTCGAGGTCGGCGCCGTCGTCCTCGTCCTCGAGGGCTCCACCCTCGAGCTCCGCGCCTTCGCCGCCCCGCGCACCGCCGGCGTCTGGGAGGAGCTGCGCGCCGACATCGTCGCCGAGCTCAAGCGCGCCAAGGCCGAGCCCAGCGTCGTCGAGGGCGAGCACGGCCCCGAGGTCGCCGCCCGCGTCCCCGTCCAGACCCCCGACGGCCAGCAGCAGCGCGTCCCCGTCCGCTTCCTCGGTGTCGACGGCCCCCGCTGGTTCCTCCGCGGCGTCCTCCAGGGCCCCGCCGCCGTGGACGACGAGGCCTCGCGCACCCCGCGCGACGTCTTCAACGGCGTCGTCGTCGTCCGCGACGGTCAGGCCCGGCCGCCCCGCGAGATCCTCCCGCTGCACGCCCCCGGCTCCGTCACGGGCCCCGACGCCGAGGACCTCCGGGGCCTCGAGCCCCTCGAGCCCGGCCCCACCATCGCCGAGGTCCGCTGA
- a CDS encoding DUF4193 domain-containing protein: MATDYDAPRKNDDEPESDSIEELTARQKDQSSEAIEEDENEVAEGFELPGADLSREELSVHVVPQLEDEFTCSECFLVHHRSQLAYVDDATGLPVCTDCAG, translated from the coding sequence ATGGCGACTGACTACGACGCACCGCGCAAGAACGACGACGAGCCCGAGTCAGACTCCATCGAGGAGCTCACCGCCCGTCAGAAGGACCAGTCCTCCGAGGCCATCGAGGAGGACGAGAACGAGGTCGCCGAGGGCTTCGAGCTGCCCGGCGCGGACCTCTCCCGCGAGGAGCTCAGCGTCCACGTCGTCCCGCAGCTCGAGGACGAGTTCACCTGCTCGGAGTGCTTCCTCGTCCACCACCGCAGCCAGCTCGCCTACGTCGACGACGCCACCGGCCTCCCGGTGTGCACCGACTGCGCCGGCTGA